From one Suicoccus acidiformans genomic stretch:
- a CDS encoding class I SAM-dependent methyltransferase has translation MNTIESQFDKVAEDYDFVNELLNDYSFFVSNMSPKKGRALDIGCGSGLLVEKLASYYDEVVGIDISNQMLDLAKSKRQLTNTVYLNMNAEQLNFNEKFDFIVSRTTFHHLDDIASVIQQMKELLNEEGRIVILDNVSEVETPPTYVYKLGAIQEFLPHCFKFGIKNAIRIYNHNTSKSWLEHLASDKYLSEQNYYDLYEKLLPGCQFHKMGWAMGVVWTK, from the coding sequence TTGAATACAATAGAATCACAGTTTGATAAGGTTGCAGAAGATTACGATTTCGTGAATGAGCTTTTGAATGATTATTCATTCTTTGTGTCTAATATGTCTCCAAAGAAAGGCAGAGCATTAGATATCGGATGTGGCTCGGGTTTGTTAGTGGAGAAATTAGCAAGTTATTATGATGAAGTGGTAGGGATTGATATTTCTAATCAAATGCTCGATCTTGCCAAATCTAAACGTCAACTAACAAATACGGTCTATCTGAATATGAATGCAGAACAACTTAATTTTAATGAGAAGTTTGATTTTATTGTAAGCCGAACAACCTTTCATCATTTGGATGATATAGCCAGCGTAATACAGCAAATGAAGGAACTGTTGAATGAGGAAGGAAGAATAGTTATTCTTGATAATGTATCTGAAGTCGAGACACCGCCTACCTATGTTTATAAATTAGGGGCAATCCAAGAGTTTTTACCGCATTGTTTCAAATTTGGAATAAAAAATGCGATTAGAATTTATAATCACAACACATCTAAATCATGGCTTGAGCATTTAGCTTCAGATAAGTACCTATCTGAACAAAATTATTACGATTTATATGAAAAGTTGTTGCCTGGATGCCAATTCCATAAAATGGGTTGGGCAATGGGGGTTGTCTGGACAAAATAA
- a CDS encoding erythromycin resistance leader peptide gives MGTFSIFVINKVRYQPNQN, from the coding sequence ATGGGTACTTTTTCTATATTTGTTATTAATAAAGTTCGTTATCAACCAAATCAAAATTAA
- the erm(A) gene encoding 23S rRNA (adenine(2058)-N(6))-methyltransferase Erm(A), with product MNQKNPKDTQNFITSKKHVKEILNHTNISKQDNVIEIGSGKGHFTKELVKMSRSVTAIEIDGGLCQVTKEAVNPSENIKVIQTDILKFSFPKHINYKIFGNIPYNISTDIVKRITFESQAKYSYLIVEKGFAKRLQNLQRALGLLLMVEMDIKMLKKVPPLYFHPKPSVDSVLIVLERHQPLISKKDYKKYRSFVYKWVNREYRVLFTKNQFRQALKHANVTNINKLSKEQFLSIFNSYKLFH from the coding sequence ATTAACCAGAAAAACCCTAAAGACACGCAAAATTTTATTACTTCTAAAAAGCATGTAAAAGAAATATTGAATCACACGAATATCAGTAAACAAGACAACGTAATAGAAATCGGATCAGGAAAAGGACATTTTACCAAAGAGCTAGTCAAAATGAGTCGATCAGTTACTGCTATAGAAATTGATGGAGGCTTATGTCAAGTGACTAAAGAAGCGGTAAACCCCTCTGAGAATATAAAAGTGATTCAAACGGATATTCTAAAATTTTCCTTCCCAAAACATATAAACTATAAGATATTTGGTAATATTCCTTATAACATCAGTACGGATATTGTCAAAAGAATTACCTTTGAAAGTCAGGCTAAATATAGCTATCTTATCGTTGAGAAGGGATTTGCGAAAAGATTGCAAAATCTGCAACGAGCTTTGGGTTTACTATTAATGGTGGAGATGGATATAAAAATGCTCAAAAAAGTACCACCACTATATTTTCATCCTAAGCCAAGTGTAGACTCTGTATTGATTGTTCTTGAACGACATCAACCATTGATTTCAAAGAAGGACTACAAAAAGTATCGATCTTTTGTTTATAAGTGGGTAAACCGTGAATATCGTGTTCTTTTCACTAAAAACCAATTCCGACAGGCTTTGAAGCATGCAAATGTCACTAATATTAATAAACTATCGAAGGAACAATTTCTTTCTATTTTCAATAGTTACAAATTGTTTCACTAA
- a CDS encoding aminoglycoside nucleotidyltransferase ANT(9)-Ia, giving the protein MSNLINGKIPNQAIQTLKIVKDLFGSSIVGVYLFGSAVNGGLRINSDVDVLVVVNHSLPQLTRKKLTERLMTISGKIGNTDSVRPLEVTVINRSEVVPWQYPPKREFIYGEWLRGEFENGQIQEPSYDPDLAIVLAQARKNSISLFGPDSSSILVSVPLTDIRRAIKDSLPELIEGIKGDERNVILTLARMWQTVTTGEITSKDVAAEWAIPLLPKEHVTLLDIARKGYRGECDDKWEGLYSKVKALVKYMKNSIETSLN; this is encoded by the coding sequence ATGAGCAATTTGATTAACGGAAAAATACCAAATCAAGCGATTCAAACATTAAAAATCGTAAAAGATTTATTTGGAAGTTCAATAGTTGGAGTATATCTATTTGGTTCAGCAGTAAATGGTGGTTTACGCATTAACAGCGATGTAGATGTTCTAGTCGTCGTGAATCATAGTTTACCTCAATTAACTCGAAAAAAACTAACAGAAAGACTAATGACTATATCAGGAAAGATTGGAAATACGGATTCTGTTAGACCACTTGAAGTTACGGTTATAAATAGGAGTGAAGTTGTCCCTTGGCAATATCCTCCAAAAAGAGAATTTATATACGGTGAGTGGCTCAGGGGTGAATTTGAGAATGGACAAATTCAGGAACCAAGCTATGATCCTGATTTGGCTATTGTTTTAGCACAAGCAAGAAAGAATAGTATTTCTCTATTTGGTCCTGATTCTTCAAGTATACTTGTCTCCGTACCTTTGACAGATATTCGAAGAGCAATTAAGGATTCTTTGCCAGAACTAATTGAGGGGATAAAAGGTGATGAGCGTAATGTAATTTTAACCCTAGCTCGAATGTGGCAAACAGTGACTACTGGTGAAATTACCTCGAAAGATGTCGCTGCAGAATGGGCTATACCTCTTTTACCTAAAGAGCATGTAACTTTACTGGATATAGCTAGAAAAGGCTATCGGGGAGAGTGTGATGATAAGTGGGAAGGACTATATTCAAAGGTGAAAGCACTCGTTAAGTATATGAAAAATTCTATAGAAACTTCTCTCAATTAG
- a CDS encoding DUF6262 family protein: MDKQVRNTTEIVRLAKQKSKKTREKVDKAISKFSIEGKVINFNSIAKEANVSKSWLYKEHDIRQRIESLRERQITANVVSKPKKSSRSEEILIKTLKRRVMELEKENKKLQNQIQKLYGDLYNKE, translated from the coding sequence ATGGATAAACAAGTTAGAAATACAACAGAAATTGTACGTTTGGCGAAGCAGAAATCAAAAAAGACAAGGGAAAAAGTAGACAAAGCGATTTCTAAATTTTCGATTGAAGGTAAAGTTATTAATTTTAATTCAATAGCAAAGGAAGCTAATGTTTCTAAATCATGGCTTTATAAGGAACACGATATTAGGCAAAGAATCGAATCCCTTCGTGAGCGTCAAATAACAGCAAATGTAGTCTCAAAACCCAAGAAAAGTTCTCGTTCGGAGGAAATCCTTATTAAAACCTTAAAAAGAAGAGTAATGGAATTAGAAAAAGAAAATAAAAAATTACAGAACCAAATTCAAAAATTATATGGAGATCTGTATAATAAAGAATAA
- a CDS encoding site-specific integrase has protein sequence MNASSKRKIISQSEISKKIAVMNEEMQGFWANNSWDIRKCPHPSAIELSKNPALRNRWVRFERVKNLWLRTELKYFYFYHLNNGIWNAKTVWIRKGTVINKMLDFLDLKYPSITSITEVPIEKAMTEYRTYLTKRGVRITTTNYKITANQEKTPVKANSYYVTNLKQFMEFYENFYFDGEEWDKDVWDRRNLPLPDDKVNPTQYEYTINFKGFRNTYFKQLVKRYCKLRLNVDSFSYVSDIAQRLKEFFNFLDMKFKQVQRVHQLTRVEIEAYLSELNMMGIKPSTITGRISILEGLFSTLLRLEWDDVPSKILIYSEDYPKIPRAKPRFIDEFVLEQLNSHLDKLPEYIATMTMIVQECGMRISELCTLKKGCLLEDKDGDFFLKYYQWKMKKEHIVPISKEVALLIKVREDKVSEEFPDSEYLFPRKDGSPLKQETFRGELNKLAYEQNIVDKSGEIYRFHAHAFRHTVGTRMINNGMPQHIVQKFLGHESPEMTSRYAHIFDETLKNEFTKFQEKLVTNNGDVLDLDEDNEVDDVELQWFKKNINAQVLPNGYCRLPVVAGGCPHANACLDCTHFCTSKQFLPQHEEQLERTEELLAIAKDKQWQRQVETNSRVKERLEQIIGSLTG, from the coding sequence ATGAATGCTTCTAGTAAAAGGAAAATTATTAGTCAGAGTGAGATTAGCAAAAAAATAGCTGTAATGAATGAAGAAATGCAGGGGTTTTGGGCTAATAATAGTTGGGATATAAGAAAATGTCCACATCCTTCTGCCATAGAATTAAGTAAGAATCCTGCTTTAAGGAATCGTTGGGTTCGTTTTGAACGTGTTAAAAATCTGTGGTTAAGAACAGAATTGAAATATTTTTATTTTTACCATTTAAACAATGGAATATGGAATGCAAAAACTGTCTGGATTAGAAAAGGAACAGTAATTAATAAAATGTTAGATTTCTTAGATTTAAAGTATCCTAGCATTACTTCAATTACTGAAGTTCCTATTGAAAAAGCAATGACGGAGTATAGAACTTATTTGACAAAACGGGGTGTTAGAATTACCACTACTAATTATAAGATTACTGCTAATCAAGAAAAAACACCTGTAAAAGCTAATTCCTACTATGTTACTAATCTAAAACAATTTATGGAGTTTTATGAGAACTTTTATTTTGATGGAGAGGAGTGGGATAAAGACGTTTGGGATAGACGTAACTTACCTTTGCCAGATGATAAGGTTAACCCAACACAATATGAATATACAATTAACTTTAAAGGGTTTCGGAATACATATTTTAAACAACTTGTAAAAAGATATTGTAAGTTGAGATTGAACGTGGATAGCTTTTCCTATGTAAGTGATATTGCCCAAAGACTTAAAGAGTTCTTTAATTTTCTGGACATGAAATTTAAACAAGTTCAGAGAGTACACCAATTAACGAGAGTGGAAATTGAAGCATATTTAAGTGAACTAAACATGATGGGAATAAAACCTAGTACAATAACTGGGAGGATCTCTATATTGGAAGGACTATTTAGTACCCTTCTTAGGCTAGAATGGGATGATGTTCCTTCCAAAATATTAATTTATTCTGAGGACTATCCGAAAATACCAAGAGCAAAACCACGCTTTATAGATGAATTCGTCCTAGAGCAATTGAACAGTCATCTTGATAAATTACCCGAATATATAGCTACGATGACTATGATTGTTCAAGAATGTGGAATGAGGATAAGTGAATTGTGCACCTTGAAAAAAGGCTGTCTATTAGAGGACAAAGATGGAGATTTCTTTTTAAAGTATTATCAATGGAAAATGAAAAAGGAGCATATAGTTCCAATATCTAAAGAGGTAGCTTTACTTATTAAAGTTCGGGAAGATAAAGTTTCAGAGGAATTTCCAGATAGTGAATACCTCTTTCCAAGAAAAGATGGATCGCCATTAAAACAAGAAACATTTAGAGGTGAGTTAAATAAATTAGCTTATGAGCAAAATATAGTGGATAAATCAGGTGAGATTTATAGATTCCATGCCCATGCCTTTCGCCATACAGTAGGAACAAGAATGATTAACAACGGGATGCCCCAGCATATTGTGCAGAAATTTTTGGGGCATGAAAGCCCAGAAATGACAAGCAGATACGCTCATATCTTTGATGAAACTCTAAAAAATGAATTTACTAAATTTCAGGAAAAACTGGTTACCAATAATGGAGATGTGCTTGATCTAGATGAAGATAATGAAGTCGATGATGTAGAGCTTCAATGGTTCAAGAAAAATATAAATGCACAAGTGCTTCCAAATGGTTATTGTAGATTGCCAGTAGTAGCAGGTGGTTGTCCACATGCGAATGCATGCTTAGATTGCACTCACTTCTGTACCAGTAAGCAATTCTTACCACAGCACGAAGAACAGTTAGAGCGTACAGAAGAGTTATTAGCCATAGCTAAGGATAAACAATGGCAAAGACAAGTAGAGACTAATAGCCGTGTTAAAGAGCGTTTAGAACAAATCATTGGAAGTTTGACGGGGTAA
- a CDS encoding tyrosine-type recombinase/integrase: MKVQRIEVENKPYPLYLLLDKEYQLIEPVMKFIKYLDNTGKSPNTIKAYCYHLKLLYEFMEQRGVILNDINFELLADFVGWLRYPSASNVIDLQSKKAIREETTVNTILNVVMSFLDYLSRLGEFKSIDVFKQAKGRNFKGFLHHVNKGRYQKNVLKLRVKKKQIRTLRSKEVKQIIDACHTKRDKLILMLMYEGGLRIGEVLSLRLEDIVTWDNQIHLTPRDVNVNEAYIKLRKERTIHVSKELMSLYTDYLIYEYSEELEHDYVFISLKEGYFGKPLKYQSVLDLVRRIVKRTGIEFTSHMLRHTHATQLIREGWDVAFVQKRLGHAHVQTTLNTYVHLSDQDMKNEFNKYLERKEHKK; this comes from the coding sequence GTGAAGGTTCAAAGGATAGAAGTGGAGAATAAGCCGTATCCATTGTATTTATTACTAGATAAAGAATACCAGCTAATAGAACCAGTAATGAAATTTATTAAATACTTAGATAATACTGGTAAGTCTCCTAATACCATTAAGGCATACTGCTATCATTTAAAGTTGCTGTACGAGTTCATGGAACAGAGAGGTGTTATTCTTAATGATATTAACTTTGAGTTGTTAGCAGACTTCGTAGGTTGGTTGAGATATCCTTCAGCATCAAATGTAATTGATCTTCAGTCAAAAAAAGCCATAAGAGAAGAAACGACAGTGAATACAATTTTAAATGTAGTTATGAGTTTTCTTGATTATTTAAGTAGATTAGGAGAATTTAAATCAATTGATGTATTTAAACAAGCAAAGGGAAGAAATTTCAAAGGATTTTTACATCATGTTAATAAGGGTAGATACCAAAAGAATGTCTTAAAGTTAAGGGTTAAAAAGAAACAGATAAGAACATTGAGATCAAAGGAAGTTAAGCAAATTATTGATGCTTGTCATACGAAAAGAGATAAATTAATTTTAATGCTTATGTATGAGGGTGGTTTAAGAATCGGTGAAGTGTTATCGCTTAGGCTTGAAGATATTGTCACTTGGGACAATCAAATCCATTTAACACCTAGAGATGTTAATGTTAATGAAGCTTATATTAAATTAAGGAAGGAAAGAACAATACATGTGAGTAAAGAACTTATGTCACTTTATACAGATTACTTGATATATGAGTATAGTGAGGAATTGGAGCATGATTATGTTTTTATTTCCTTAAAAGAAGGCTATTTTGGGAAACCACTAAAGTACCAAAGTGTTCTTGATCTAGTTAGAAGAATAGTTAAAAGGACTGGAATAGAATTTACATCACATATGCTTCGCCACACTCACGCAACGCAGCTAATTAGGGAAGGATGGGATGTTGCGTTCGTTCAAAAGAGATTAGGTCACGCACATGTTCAGACAACGTTAAATACCTATGTTCATCTTTCAGATCAGGATATGAAAAATGAGTTTAATAAATACCTCGAGAGAAAGGAGCATAAGAAATGA
- a CDS encoding Rpn family recombination-promoting nuclease/putative transposase codes for MTLKLKPTNDLVFKKIFGTEKNIPILQSFVQDMLGFEIEIIKINNPYHIEDFINQESDKLNYTEVDILAETESGQLITIEMQLTNHKNFLERSLFYACKGYIKDYANQSKMANEYKFSSIKDTYSINIINFDLFGFNFPSLLNFEFKERQSNYPLAKTGMQTITLTYFSLKNKNPNNSRVSEWQRFFKGESLQNSSPEYIHSAKKLLDRLHLDKEEQRMAEILSKRQMIRQAEMEYATEQGLERGLEQGREEERSNNIKKLFDNGLSLEQISEFLEIPLDQVRTIVK; via the coding sequence ATGACTTTAAAGTTAAAACCCACGAATGATTTAGTTTTTAAAAAAATTTTTGGTACAGAGAAAAACATTCCGATTTTACAAAGTTTTGTTCAAGATATGTTAGGGTTCGAGATTGAAATTATTAAAATTAACAACCCTTATCATATTGAGGATTTTATTAATCAAGAGTCAGACAAGTTAAACTATACTGAAGTGGATATTTTAGCCGAAACCGAATCAGGTCAATTGATTACAATAGAAATGCAGTTAACTAATCATAAGAACTTTTTAGAGCGTTCCTTATTTTATGCTTGCAAGGGTTACATCAAAGACTATGCTAATCAGTCTAAGATGGCTAATGAATATAAATTTTCATCTATCAAAGATACCTATTCCATTAATATTATCAATTTTGATTTGTTCGGCTTTAATTTTCCTAGTCTTTTGAATTTTGAATTTAAAGAACGACAGAGTAACTACCCATTAGCCAAGACAGGTATGCAGACAATTACGTTGACTTATTTTTCATTGAAAAATAAGAATCCAAACAATTCTCGAGTTAGTGAATGGCAAAGATTCTTCAAAGGCGAATCTCTTCAAAACTCTAGTCCAGAATATATTCATTCTGCAAAAAAATTGTTGGACAGACTACATTTAGATAAGGAGGAACAAAGGATGGCAGAGATATTATCTAAACGTCAAATGATTCGTCAAGCTGAAATGGAATATGCGACTGAGCAGGGACTTGAGCGAGGACTTGAGCAAGGACGTGAAGAAGAACGAAGTAACAATATAAAAAAATTGTTCGACAACGGTCTAAGTCTTGAACAGATTTCGGAATTCCTTGAGATACCTTTAGATCAAGTTCGAACAATAGTTAAATAA
- a CDS encoding SspB-related isopeptide-forming adhesin — protein sequence MFNENNKINYWSEGATAAVTTKYRIASAPNKKHFWINAAVDIDIGQQLTVPQNTRFLSIGGGLNYNPTHNSVKADRFLGNPYDQGGWGKRPADHTGFDLAGTESIPDGTAVLIQYTSVFEKTLKNTAPEMLVSLVADGDFAVRVKYNIPTFNERKPLTPPTFNLIDPIPPTPPVEPKAPTLPTPPVPPTAPTPPTPPSDAPAKPTVTIYDYRLRYQPRNVKDVTNTDGVIINGHKVPKGSEVRWVLNNDVLNKNRETIVSYIMEDALPSGFEVDREKTALATPAYSLSFDPEKNTVTFTATQATLKAFNADKTSQMYVPIATIVGRVLNDKAVYENRFLTTIHTPNNNKITVPSNKVIVETPGEENPIDPVKTNKNHAGLIINGKPVVAGSDNLYTLTWDLDQYKGIKSTQEAIRKGFYYVDDYPEEAVVPKTQRVSITDNQGQAVSGITVHNYHSLDEAPQEIVDMLKNADIANRLKGSFQVFSVDNPEQFFNDYVVKGINLTIVTPMTVKE from the coding sequence GTGTTTAATGAAAATAATAAAATAAACTATTGGTCCGAAGGGGCTACGGCAGCAGTCACTACAAAATACAGAATTGCCTCTGCTCCTAATAAAAAACATTTTTGGATAAATGCAGCTGTTGATATAGATATTGGTCAACAATTAACGGTTCCTCAAAATACACGCTTCCTGTCTATTGGGGGAGGATTAAATTATAATCCTACTCATAATAGTGTGAAGGCAGACCGCTTCTTAGGTAATCCCTATGATCAAGGAGGTTGGGGGAAACGCCCAGCAGATCACACAGGTTTTGACTTAGCCGGCACAGAATCAATTCCTGATGGTACAGCCGTATTAATTCAATACACCTCTGTCTTCGAAAAAACGCTAAAGAACACCGCTCCTGAAATGCTTGTGTCATTAGTTGCAGATGGAGATTTTGCGGTAAGAGTAAAATACAATATACCTACATTCAACGAAAGAAAACCCCTAACGCCACCAACATTTAATCTAATCGACCCGATCCCACCAACCCCACCAGTGGAACCCAAGGCACCAACACTGCCAACCCCACCAGTTCCACCAACAGCACCAACACCGCCTACGCCACCGTCAGACGCACCCGCTAAACCAACGGTTACTATCTATGACTATCGACTAAGATATCAACCAAGAAACGTCAAAGACGTAACTAATACAGATGGTGTCATCATTAACGGACATAAGGTCCCTAAAGGTTCGGAAGTAAGATGGGTCCTTAATAACGATGTCTTGAATAAGAACCGCGAAACAATCGTTTCCTACATCATGGAAGACGCATTGCCAAGCGGATTTGAAGTAGATAGAGAGAAGACAGCCCTAGCAACGCCTGCCTATTCGCTATCCTTTGACCCAGAAAAGAACACGGTGACCTTTACAGCAACCCAAGCTACTTTGAAGGCCTTTAACGCTGATAAAACGTCACAAATGTATGTCCCTATTGCGACCATTGTAGGTAGAGTGTTAAATGACAAGGCGGTTTACGAAAACAGATTCTTAACAACGATTCATACACCTAACAATAATAAGATTACGGTTCCTTCTAATAAGGTTATAGTAGAAACACCAGGCGAAGAAAATCCAATCGACCCTGTTAAAACGAACAAAAACCATGCAGGCCTTATTATTAATGGGAAACCAGTTGTTGCAGGATCCGATAATCTATACACCTTGACGTGGGATTTAGATCAATATAAAGGAATTAAATCTACTCAAGAAGCCATTAGAAAAGGGTTCTATTATGTGGATGACTATCCAGAAGAAGCGGTTGTTCCTAAAACACAAAGAGTCTCTATCACCGATAATCAAGGACAAGCGGTCAGTGGTATTACAGTCCATAACTACCACTCATTGGATGAAGCCCCTCAAGAAATCGTTGATATGCTTAAAAATGCGGATATCGCCAATAGATTGAAAGGCTCTTTCCAAGTCTTTAGTGTGGATAATCCTGAACAGTTCTTCAACGATTATGTTGTTAAAGGAATCAATTTAACCATTGTTACACCGATGACTGTTAAAGAATAA
- a CDS encoding SEC10/PgrA surface exclusion domain-containing protein has product MNKKIVIGAMSVAGAITVGATQTVNAEEATKQQAVIQHTQAALTVAHETTQADVQAAYQALQTAQAEVAEVEQAVNQIEAKFSEVTQDYETAKANQAELEALNPTPEAIEQAEANVATIEKDLKTLDQEKNQLQEQKKSASGVVEEKQAEVTRATAQVNQTQEDVDLANREVESAQKALDEANRPQAEAKVQEKNKEVKKAQENVVAAQAHLDQARKHDANRVNSIKKANQELESHQQELEGANNKLTLDKTNLDQKESELNKANASYQQAEEALKTIDVPVIKITQEYLDALKHYITVDDGPESTKRMIKLAKQFEKDNQFTVKVDPNAPKYDVTNLPKEVLTELTLFGANIINQIREKAGTGKVYVSQGSVQLGKEVSNRYSANNEDILKTGHHQPSLRGGANAVGLPEGAIGEEIAPDYMKGESPKWSLGELKQKLYDSFMRFMVSDTEYHHAAGIANYDIFESDPLGEPEYFGFGVSVTKNKHNNYRPSYHFVTTSESWANHRDSTFNTTPVPTKDENQIQAQYQEASQALTKARTNRDNANKQYMDQKQMVTSLTNQISNLSNRIAKLKQIGNLTPNAEKLLATSQDQLANKQAELEQAQKELDLFEQNQEQKIQHLAQAKEKVAPLVLALEEKKAVLSEKEKELLAAESKVTEIQKQIDQIKEQQSNKKLALSKAKDLRYKLTHYDQLLAEAKDNVAKAVLAVDNVKAELSELNTRLAQAKENETQKLGNYTSLNNKYQERMAKRKEEQALQTQLKEDAKRLADYKAEKAKDNKTAEIVKAAALPETGESSYLTATALATLLSTLGLGMILPRRKRNR; this is encoded by the coding sequence ATGAATAAAAAAATAGTTATCGGTGCCATGTCAGTTGCAGGAGCTATCACAGTGGGGGCAACACAAACAGTAAATGCTGAAGAAGCAACTAAACAACAAGCTGTTATCCAACACACACAAGCGGCTCTAACAGTTGCTCATGAAACGACCCAAGCGGATGTCCAGGCTGCTTACCAAGCGTTACAAACAGCCCAAGCAGAAGTCGCTGAAGTCGAACAAGCAGTAAATCAGATAGAAGCCAAATTCAGTGAAGTAACGCAAGACTACGAAACTGCCAAGGCAAATCAAGCAGAGCTTGAAGCTTTAAATCCAACACCAGAAGCGATTGAACAAGCGGAAGCAAATGTCGCAACAATTGAAAAAGATCTAAAAACATTAGATCAAGAAAAAAATCAACTACAAGAACAGAAAAAAAGCGCTTCAGGTGTCGTTGAGGAGAAACAAGCGGAAGTAACGAGAGCGACCGCTCAAGTTAATCAAACTCAAGAAGATGTTGACCTTGCTAACAGGGAAGTTGAATCTGCTCAAAAAGCCCTTGACGAAGCAAACAGACCGCAAGCGGAAGCAAAAGTTCAAGAAAAAAATAAGGAGGTTAAAAAAGCACAAGAGAATGTCGTGGCTGCCCAAGCTCATCTCGACCAAGCGAGAAAGCATGATGCTAACCGTGTAAACAGCATTAAAAAGGCAAATCAAGAATTAGAAAGTCACCAACAAGAATTAGAGGGAGCCAATAACAAGTTAACTCTTGATAAGACTAACTTAGATCAGAAAGAGTCAGAGTTAAACAAAGCCAATGCTTCCTATCAACAAGCAGAAGAAGCTTTAAAAACGATAGATGTTCCAGTCATTAAAATCACTCAAGAATATCTTGATGCTTTGAAACACTACATTACGGTGGACGATGGTCCCGAATCTACCAAACGAATGATTAAGCTAGCTAAACAATTCGAAAAAGACAATCAGTTCACAGTGAAGGTAGATCCTAACGCACCGAAATACGATGTCACAAACCTTCCAAAAGAAGTTTTAACTGAACTTACCTTATTTGGTGCTAACATTATCAATCAAATAAGGGAGAAAGCAGGTACAGGAAAAGTCTATGTAAGCCAAGGGTCAGTACAATTAGGAAAAGAAGTTTCAAATCGCTACTCGGCAAATAATGAAGACATTTTAAAAACAGGTCATCACCAACCTTCTTTAAGAGGGGGAGCGAATGCTGTTGGTTTGCCAGAAGGAGCCATAGGCGAAGAAATAGCTCCTGATTATATGAAGGGCGAATCCCCTAAATGGAGCTTAGGAGAACTAAAACAGAAGTTGTATGATTCATTTATGCGGTTCATGGTATCAGATACAGAATACCATCACGCTGCAGGGATAGCTAACTATGATATCTTTGAAAGCGACCCACTCGGAGAACCAGAATATTTCGGTTTTGGTGTCTCTGTAACAAAGAACAAACATAATAACTATAGACCTAGCTACCATTTTGTTACAACATCAGAATCATGGGCTAACCATAGAGATTCAACTTTTAACACAACGCCAGTTCCAACAAAAGATGAGAACCAAATTCAAGCGCAATATCAAGAAGCAAGCCAAGCGCTTACTAAAGCAAGAACTAACCGGGATAATGCCAATAAGCAGTATATGGATCAAAAGCAAATGGTTACTAGCCTAACTAATCAGATTAGTAATCTTTCAAATAGAATTGCTAAGTTAAAGCAGATCGGAAATTTGACACCGAATGCTGAAAAGTTGCTCGCAACATCCCAAGATCAATTAGCTAATAAACAAGCGGAACTTGAACAAGCTCAAAAAGAATTGGATTTATTTGAACAAAATCAAGAACAAAAAATCCAACACCTCGCTCAAGCGAAGGAGAAAGTAGCGCCACTTGTTTTAGCTTTAGAAGAAAAGAAAGCTGTATTGAGCGAGAAAGAAAAAGAGCTATTAGCTGCTGAATCAAAGGTGACTGAAATTCAAAAGCAAATCGATCAAATCAAAGAACAACAAAGCAATAAAAAACTAGCATTATCAAAAGCAAAAGATCTTCGCTATAAACTAACTCATTATGACCAGTTATTAGCAGAAGCTAAAGATAATGTAGCAAAAGCTGTTCTAGCTGTAGATAACGTCAAAGCAGAGCTTTCAGAACTCAATACTCGTTTAGCACAAGCGAAGGAGAATGAGACGCAAAAGTTAGGCAACTATACTTCCTTAAATAATAAATACCAAGAACGGATGGCAAAACGTAAGGAAGAACAAGCGTTACAAACACAACTAAAAGAAGATGCTAAGCGCTTAGCTGATTACAAGGCAGAGAAAGCTAAAGATAATAAAACAGCAGAGATTGTCAAAGCAGCTGCTTTACCAGAAACAGGTGAAAGTAGTTATCTAACAGCAACAGCTCTAGCGACGCTATTATCCACTCTAGGCTTAGGAATGATATTGCCACGTAGAAAAAGAAACAGGTAG